From the genome of Rhodothermia bacterium, one region includes:
- a CDS encoding RtcB family protein, whose amino-acid sequence MTGKDLQRIGWKPGKLLGIAKKVAENLMQEGADKPSVLVILQGVLENPSDYIDNFTLRDLVELVIHDQMPPQEPPEEALRPDPLSFDIWGKQMIDPMAERQMETAMRLPISVAGALMPDAHVGYGLPIGGVLATENTVIPYAVGVDIACRMMLSVFPEPPSMLVAHHDRLRKALMNETHFGTGDRWRIGDPQTPQHEVLDTGDWNATPLLRSLRDKAQAQLGTSGSGNHFVEWGTLTVDRPNPETGLQPGQYVALLSHSGSRAVGARIAEHFTKVAKTLHPKLPNEAQHLAWLDLSSEEGDAYWQAMQLAGHFAQANHHIIHRRVARAAGLEAFFMVENHHNFAWKELLPDGREAIIHRKGATPAGAGVLGIIPGSMGDAGYLVRGLGHAPALNSASHGAGRLMSRKAANSAITLHNRNEYLQKRGVTLLSGGLDEAPQAYKPIGEVMAAQTDLVETLARFNPVIVRMA is encoded by the coding sequence ATTACCGGAAAAGACCTGCAACGCATTGGCTGGAAGCCGGGGAAACTTTTGGGCATTGCCAAAAAAGTGGCGGAAAACTTGATGCAGGAGGGTGCGGACAAGCCCTCTGTGTTGGTCATCTTACAGGGTGTTTTGGAAAACCCCAGCGATTATATAGACAACTTTACCCTGCGTGACTTGGTGGAGCTTGTGATACACGACCAAATGCCACCGCAAGAACCACCCGAAGAAGCCTTGCGCCCTGACCCGCTTTCGTTCGATATCTGGGGCAAGCAAATGATTGACCCCATGGCGGAGCGACAAATGGAAACCGCAATGCGTCTGCCCATCTCTGTTGCCGGAGCCTTAATGCCGGATGCACACGTAGGCTACGGATTGCCCATTGGTGGTGTTTTGGCGACCGAAAATACGGTTATTCCGTATGCGGTAGGGGTGGATATTGCTTGCCGGATGATGCTTTCCGTCTTTCCAGAACCGCCAAGCATGCTCGTTGCACACCACGACCGTCTGCGGAAGGCGTTGATGAACGAAACCCACTTTGGTACAGGAGATCGGTGGCGGATAGGAGACCCACAAACACCACAGCACGAGGTCTTGGATACTGGAGACTGGAACGCGACTCCGTTGCTGCGCTCCCTGCGAGACAAAGCACAGGCCCAATTGGGCACTTCTGGCAGTGGAAACCACTTTGTAGAGTGGGGAACGCTTACGGTGGATCGGCCAAATCCTGAAACGGGCCTTCAACCCGGGCAGTATGTGGCTTTGCTCTCACATTCCGGCTCAAGAGCCGTGGGTGCGCGCATCGCCGAGCATTTTACCAAAGTGGCGAAAACACTACACCCCAAATTGCCCAATGAAGCCCAGCACTTGGCTTGGTTAGATTTGTCCTCCGAAGAGGGCGATGCCTATTGGCAAGCCATGCAGTTAGCCGGGCATTTTGCACAAGCAAACCACCACATTATTCATCGGCGCGTAGCGCGTGCGGCTGGCTTAGAAGCCTTCTTTATGGTGGAAAACCACCACAATTTTGCTTGGAAAGAGCTTTTGCCCGATGGCCGTGAGGCGATTATCCACCGGAAAGGCGCGACTCCAGCCGGTGCGGGTGTTTTGGGGATTATCCCCGGCTCTATGGGTGATGCCGGCTACTTGGTACGTGGTTTAGGCCATGCACCCGCCCTTAACTCGGCCTCTCATGGCGCGGGACGATTAATGAGCCGGAAAGCGGCAAACTCCGCCATTACCTTGCACAACCGGAATGAATATCTCCAAAAAAGAGGTGTAACCCTATTGAGTGGTGGCTTAGACGAGGCGCCGCAAGCCTATAAACCCATCGGGGAGGTAATGGCCGCCCAAACCGATTTGGTGGAGACCCTTGCGCGGTTCAATCCCGTGATTGTGCGTATGGCGTAA